The DNA segment TTTCTTGCGCTGGTCTTGTTAAATAGTGATCTTGGATCTTCAGAATTGTATATAGAATACCAGCCTAGATGCACCTTGACATCAGCATTAGTTCCAAAGATATTTGGAGCAGGAACTAAAACAAACTCCAAATCATTCGCCCATTCAAGAGTCTGAATTGTCCCTCTCCAAGCTATCAAAATATCCCTTCGCCCCAATGCATTTTTCCCTTCATCTGTGGCCACAGCAACATACCCCATCCAATTCGATTCCTTGCTCCAAGCCTCCCTAGACCATGATTTCACAATAATGGCCTCGGAAACTTCAATAGATGAAGtcgcataaaaatattttgtaaccTGATACTTAAACTCCCTGCCTTTATCTATTCCTACTTTAGAAAAGAGATCATATTCTGCATATCTACTGCTTCCTGCATATTTTGATGCCTTTTCGTGGTTGAAAGTGTCATATGTTACTTGGGCCATTTCACCGTAGTTGATAATATATCGACGAAGGTCCCTGTCGAGAGGATCTAACAGACCTTGCCATTGGTTTTTACCACTTAGAAGACTCCATCTTTTGGCAATGTCGCTTTTCACTTCTGTGCTGCTGACTTCTCTCCTCTGTTTCCTCTTGCAGAAATTGATCACCTTGTCTTCGCCACATTGTAACAAAAAATtcaagtattattattatttttttttaaatgcgttGTTTGTTTCATGGTTTCTCATGAATTTATAGTACTCAGAAAAAGGAACgaacaatattaatatttttaaaaaaaataattttcaccTTTAAAATACAAAATCGTCTATTCTCATTAAACTTTTAGTTGCCATCCTGAAATCGttagataaattaatttaacagACTGGTAGCTAATCTCTTACGCACATTTAATGgagaaattaatttaataagacCGGTAGCTacagtttttctttttttaagatATCTTCCGAGTAAGATTTTAGGACACTTTACATTTATTTAACAATTTTAGATTGAAATGCTAACCTTTGAGAGTCATATTCCCGTTTAGAGTGTCTTCGGAAACGGAGATATTCCTgttaaaaaacacaaaatagCAGCAAAATGTAAATAAGATCAAGAAACGACTTTGATTCATCAACAAACACATTCATTTACGGTTTTGTTGATGCTATCCACATAGGTAGTGTCTTTATCCACTCAACACATGACACGTGTACTTAGTAAATAAATCATCGTAACTCATTCAACTATGATATATGAATGAGTAATAATGATTCATCACTCGGCACATGTGTTATGTGAGTGAATGAAGAAACTATCAATATAGTTAGCACCCATAAATTCTCTAAATTCCATTTGCTGCATGCATGGTAAAAAGATCATGTCAAATGATGAAAAATTGCATTCTACTGTTCTCTTTTGAAGGGAAAAAAGCCATAAATTTGTCTGAAATATTGGGGGCTACATCAAAAGACGGCTGAGGTCCTTGAATAAGCAGGGGTTTATCGAGTCAGACCCAAAAATTTAGTAATATCTTATAaatataatacaaataataaacGATTACCCTGTTTGATCGTGTTTCCGCTTCCTTTTGGCCCGAGAAATTCTGAAAATACCTTTCTGTATTTGGTGTTGTAGGAGAGAAAATGCAAGTATACGCGTATATATAGCTAGCCATTCTTCTATGGTTACTGAGTAGTTGCCACACACAAATTCTTACATCATGATCGTATAATGGTGTAAAAATTGTCTACAGATAACCTCGTTCACCTCCATAACAGTTTTAATATTCTTGGACTCCAACTGCAAGCAAACCCCATTCTTCCATATCTGTTAAAATTCATAGTTGTAAGTAAAGTAAATTTGTTATCATACTTTTCGTTCAGATCTATAATACTGAAGAGTGAACAAATTCAATTAATCTAATATTAATACCTGAGATTTTATTCATAACATCAAGCATCATTCTTAGAGCATATATATANACGTGTTCACAATGAAGTATACTCACCTATTGGATGATTAATACTGAACTTAGCAAATTAAAGTTGATGAACAACATAACaaaagtgtatatatatatataaaacacgTGAAATATATCTAGAATGTAGGAGGTTTAACCCAAGTATTTACCATTATTATCCAATCATTTATTTgagttgaattttattttgcCGACATAATACAAATATTGATTAAAAGTTTGAACTAAACTTTTTCTTGAGGGTTTATTCATCTCAATTGCATGATTATTATATCTTGCTTTCAAGTTACAATTTATCAATGTTATGGACCAAAGAAGATTCTTGCGAgaataaaaggaaaataatttaatatgagcTAAATATTGACGAAAATGCATGGCAAATGGAATAAAATAAGATGCTCTTGAGTCCAATAAGGTAAACCTAGCTCCAATAACATTTTTTTCCGCGTTTTGGTCGTAGACGCATCCATATCCATCTAGTACtttacaaattataatttcaaattcctTAAGTAAccctcatttttttaaaaaaaaaaatttattacaaatttaatgaaatctTCCTCAAATTCTTATTAAATTTTCCATCCAAATTAAACTATGATATCTCTTTTCAATATCTCaccaaaatacaaaaataaacacAACCTCAAATCGTTACATTTAGGATCGTTAATTTTTACTCAtgcaatatatattatatataaatatacacatacatatataaagaAAGCTTTCAAGCCACGAACGTCAGAAAGCAGATGAGATCGCAAAAGCATATGCATGGGTAGGGATGTAATCGAGTCGAGCCGAgccgaactcttgaatgtttgagcttggttcgtttataatcgagccaagctcgagctttatttaacgaatatatgcatggctcacgagcttattcaagcctttatcgagcctaaacaagcttaataaatatgaattatacatttaaattttcattaaattaattaaaaagtaaattatatatttaaagaaaaatatattaNAAccaacgaacatgttcacgagctaacgagccgagtactgtaaatcttgagtttggtttgtttatcttaacgagccTCATTAGACGAGCTCAAATgagcttttatcgaatcgagctttgaatagctcacaaacggtttggttcgtttacatcTCTATGCATGGGATAATGTACAGAAGAATAGTTACGTAGAGCTATTAAGTACTacgcaatatatatatatattgatgagGTGACATTTACCTATTGGtaatgaaactttaaaatttgtgtgtgtttttagttttgatatgttgcacaCACACAGTGCACGCTTATGTGAGCACAGATGATGTGACGCTAACATATTAGAAACATCCAATCGGTGAATGTCACATCATCGGTGCTCATATATGTGTGTACAATGGGTGTGCAACATATagaatttgtgtgtgtgtgtgtgtgtatgaaaCTCAAAATATGCATATATAATTCGATGGAGCTCGATTCAAGCTGACAACTGGGGCCAAAGAGGGCACGGAGTGATCGCCAAATCCATgaagttgcacggacaatgagcggctcttggCAAACTTCTGGGCGAATGGAACATCAATGAACCGATCTCACACCGGAATACGAGGGATTTCAAtactgttcaggtatgagatTATGCAGTTTAGATGGGCTTAAAAGATTTactatgtactactcatatcaagaaagaTGATATTTTTTTGGAAGCTCACTACATAAGAACTACAAAATTAAGCGTGATAGTGACCACCTGTTAAGTTTTCTATGGTGCGTAAAAAGATCACCCatgagaagtttcctagggtttGTGTGAGTGAGTACATAAATACGTTGAAAAAACTCTTCTTAATACAGTAGAAACATTCGTAAAATCTGAGACGTTACACGAGCGAACGTCACCTATGCTCAAAAAGCGTTTATGCCTCGCATGTCAaacgttttaattatttatttattttactaaaGAACTTCATTCAACTTCCTTCATTTATGAGAAGAAATTTGAGAAAGAGATGTGTGAAAACGAGTCTTTGAAACAAGTTGCATGCTTAACAACTAAGTCACGTTATTTAATTTCAATGAATTATTTCAgagtatatttttattgtttctgTTGTGTAGAAAACATAGCAATTGtctcaatatataattttttatcattaaaaacATCCACTGTATATAATATGTCAAAAAACTGAATATAAGTGCCGGCAATCCAATTATTTtcaactacaaaaaaaaaaaatcgattttatTGAGgtgtaatttataaatttttctacACAACTtttgttcttattttttaaaataattaaattattcttatataattttaataacacCGGTCGCTGCACGTAATGGGAAGACTACTAGACTTGACAATACGCGTTGATATTTATGTGAGCAAGTTGCTAATCAGACAATACTTATTTGGTGAAGTTTATCACCAATTACTAATCCAGACAGAACTAGTTGGTNTGGCTTCCTCCCTAAGAATATATAATtctttatttattgaataaaaaccAGTCCATTCATGTAATATTATAAAAGAATATTACATAAACAATTATgatctaaaatataaatttccaAGGTCGACGGAACAGATAATTTCACACTTATAAATAGCAAACTTCAGCCATGTCTATAATATCTCATATCCAATAAAGTCTTCACCTATAACCATTGTCATTAGCATGGCGGAAGAAaagcaccaccaccaccaccgcctcTTCCACCAcaagaaggaggaagagcagcCGGTTGAGGCGGTGGTGTACTCGGAAACCGCCTACGGGGTTGATGCTGAGGGCCAACGCTACGAGACTACAGAAACCGTTGGTCACGTTGCAACTCAACTAGATTATGAGAAAGAACGAAAGGCTCATCAGGGCAAGGAACGCCTCGGTGAGCTGGGAACTGTGGCTGCTGGTGCTTACGCCTTGGTAAATTCCTTAATTATTGCCTAAAATTTCATGTTATTCTCAACTTACCATGCATGACATTGGATCATGGAATAATACAAGATTTTAGCATTAGTAGATTTGATATTAGATTGTTTGAATGAATAAAATTCAAGTAGAATTTAAATTCATTTCATATCAAGTTATGTAATTTCATTGGAAATTATGACTGATTTACAACTAAAATGAGctttatttgaaattcatcgatCAAACATTTCCCAAATCAAATCCCCGGCCCTCTAAATTATATTCATCAATCCAATCGCAGACATATTATTTTGACACGACATCGCAAGATTGAGGTTCACACAAATGAATTCTTCTTGTATGCATCAATGATACATCTAACTAATTCTCATATATATTAATCTTACAAAATAATTACCTCAAATTCTAAGGAGACTATATTGTATGATCATACAAATTTATTCAGTCCGGGATATATATGACATTAGGCTCTCTCTCTTTAAATAAaagtcaataataataataataataataataataataataatggatcGTTCATTTTGTGATCAAATCGGTGAAATCCAGTGTCTGAGAATCCCATCAGCTTCATCACCCTAAATACAATTATATGTAGGTAATCAAATAATAATCATTTACCAAATTATATTATGTTGAAAAATTCAATTAccattatattaattttgacATATATACATGAAAATGATCAGTATGAGAAGCATCAGGCCAAGAAAGACCCAGAGCACAAGCACAGGCACAAAATACAGGAGGAGATTGCGACCGCCGTGGCGGTGGGAGCCGGTGGGTACACATTCCACGAGCATCACCAGAAGAAGGAAGCTAAACATGAACAAGAAAAGGCGGAGGGAaagcaccaccaccaccaccaccattaGTTATTTTTGCCCTCCCACAAATTTTATATGccattatattattttggttCTTACATATTGTCACAGTCCATTCCATCCTACTCTAAATAAAAATTGTGTGTGTGGGTTTCTATTGTTATGTATGTGTATTTATATAGAATAATGGTTTTTTGGTCACCTAATTTTTTCACTGTACGATTTTGGCcttttatgttatcaaatttcaattttagtcttatactttttaaatttttggcaaTTCTAAATATTTTTCCATCGTGAGTGTTGATTTGACACATATATGTCAGCGCCACATCATCATTATCTTGGTATCACGTTAGCGTCAACTCGGAAAAATTAAAGACTAAAATTGcaacaacaaaaaacaaatatagcaaacaaaaatgaaatttgacaatatagagAACCATAATTTCAAAAAGACAAATATACAGGAAAAAAATTCTctgtatttatatttatattgttatatatatgtaagAGAATACATTTTTGAGTGTATTATGCCACATTTCACATGGTGTCAATAAAACTCTTATATTTTCTTGTTCATTAATAGATATCATATCAATCAAGCTGGAAATATAgtagataatatatataaacagcCTTTATAAATTCATCATTTCTAAAACCTATACATGATTAGTGAAAAATGTGCATCAACCATTATTGGGCCGGATCAAAGCCCATTTTAGGCATGGGTTACAGCCCAGTAAGTAGGCATGAAAGGCTAAGCACTCGAGAGTGAATCCGAATGACCCGAAAACAATCCAGCCCCAAATGAGACGACCCTCCATTCATAAGAAACAATAACATTTCATTCGAGCACGTCCAAAAATTCATCGTGTCCCATTGTGTTTTGCAGTGCTTCCAGCCTCGTCGGCTCGCTTGATGATTTGCGGCGTTCTTGATGTTGCGGTCATGGTTAGGACTAGCCAAAAGAGTTTTACTAGGAGTGGAATCTTGGGAGTTACCATTTGGCCTTTTTTGGGTATTTAATTTGTGGGAGATTGAATGTTATTTCTATTGTGGAATGAGCTTGAACTGAAGAAAGTTGGTGTTATATACAGAAATAAGTTAATCCAAAGGTTATATCTGTTGTGGAATGAGTTTGAGCTGaataataaatacattttcaaaaataaatatgagcCAAATGTTTAGTAACTGAAATCTAATCGACAATTAATGTGAAATATTCGGTGTCGAGATGTACATTATTTAGATACAATCTTGATGTAGTGTTTTAATTGTAGAATCTCATTTTTTGACTTCTTTGTataacatacatatatacaaagCAATATCGATTTCATTaaatgaagaaaaatttaatgaattatTTCTTATGATTTCCTAACATTAACCAATTGAAATCAAACATGATTTTAACCttctttaaaatttattattttttgaaaataaataaataaactctcCATATTTGCATCAGTGTGGCTAACAAGTAatttactttaaatatttaaaaatgaagtacaaatttacggtattttttttcttgttttcgtTATGTAGAAGTATAgcaatatatgattttttaatataaaaaaatcaattttcttattttcaaaaacatccacggtaaaatgtcaaaaactgAACATAAGTGGCGGTGCTCCAATTATTTTATGACATTGACGAATGTATATAATATTGATCACCAAAACCAAATATTCATATGTATCTATTACCAAATATTAAATAGGATGAGACGACGAGTACAGAAGAACTCTTTCGATAAAAAGAATATATGATACTGAAAATATCCTAAATCCGAGCTTCCACTCAAATGACAAATAATACAATGAATATTTAcacttgttatattatatatattttgtcgTTAGTCAGTATTTTTTGGTGTTACGACAACATTTCAGTAAAATGAtatcaaaattgaaaaaatattcaaattccaTAACTAAAATCGTGAATTAATcgataacaaaaataaaaataaaaaaattgtgtaaATTGCAATATCGAAAGTATAATTTTTCACGTAATTGGAAGACCAGAGTTGATCATAATACGCGTTGCAATTTATGTCAGCAGACcaaacaataatattttggCGGAGTCACTATTATCATTTACTAACCCAGACAGAACtaagatttaataattaattctttTGAATTGTGATGATATATAGCGAGTACTTTAGACTGAGATGTAAAAATTTACAGTATTATACtaaatttttgtattaaaaaaattgcaaaattgtcatttttgtgaaaattataaaagaaataaaaattaggAGATCGTTTTTTTTCCTTGGATACAAAGGAATTTGCATTATTGgattttgattgattgattgattcgTTTGTGCATATTTGTCAAAATGAGAATACATTAAAgataatatataaaaggaatacaTTACAGATCGAATACATTAAAGACCCGTGAAGAATATAAAATTCCAATCTGCCCAATTAATCCATGACATGCCCTCCACGATACTCACGATATTTATTAGTGGCAGAATGTGATTGGCAGAATGTGATCGCGTTTTATATATANTACGTTTATACAAATATGATTGAATTTATTAGATGTGATTTTGCTTcgctttattttttaaactatttgtaaagaaattttaaatattgatttgaagatttttgaaaatagagaaataatgaaaatgatatatgtttgaataTATTTAGAATATGTGATGAAAATATTGGATAATATAATCTTGAAAAAATACGATTCAAGATTTGAAAAGATAATGTTTATCATAAATATGACGAAGTTTTCTATATAAACGAGTGTTCATTAATTTTGAACATTGCCGAGAGCGATTACGTGTGATTGAGAGATATCAATGATTTTAGtgtcaaatatttaaagtttgagCGCACATATTTTTGGAGGAGAAAAACATTTATGCATATTTtgtgggcaaaaacttgtgtgagacggtctcacgggtcttattttgtgatatggatatcttatttgggtcatttataaaaaagtatcactttttatgctaagagtattactttttattgtgaatatcggtagggttgacccgtctcacagataaagatttgtaagaccgtctcacaagagacctactctattttGTGTTACATTATGTGTCTTGACAAGTTATGAGACAAGATTCATTTAGTTACACCTTATTCATTCTGATTCGAGATTTCAACTTGTTGGTAGTACACACATACTCAAAGACTTGGGATTCTTTCCTTGGGAGAGGAAGGTGACGTTATCGAGAAAGAAAAATCCGCAATTTTGAAGGGAGTTCGAGTTGACGGATATTGAAGACGAGTTTTGCTCACGAAGCGAAGTGTACTAAATGTGTTCGTCATAGAGGTGTGATTAGAAAAGGATAGTCTTTTATTTGAATAAGTCCTCGTAGGATTGTAATTGCTTATATTTAGTAGATTTGCTTGATAGCTGAGCGTTATCTCGTGGATATAGCTCGATTGGATCGAACCATGTTAAAATTGATTGTGTTCATATTTTTgcttttagttttattttcttaGTTGGGATAATTGTGAAGACCCTGAAAATCCAAAATACTAAGTGACATAAAAACGTGATTTAGTGGCTAATTAAACATGACTTAGTGGCATAAAAACGCGGCTTAGGGGCTGAATAATCATGGAGTAAGCTTGAGACATGAGATCGTGGCATGTAGTTGGGTGTCTTATCAATTATCTATAAAAGGGTATCAATTGTCATACATGAATCACATTTCACAAGCTTGAAATCTCTCATATTTcgaaaacaattcaacaacaaAACATTCGAACAACACTCTGCTCGTTTTCAAGCAAAAGTTTCGTCCAAGAAGCAAGCCAAGCAGCACCGAATTCTGAACAACACTCGACCCTTTGTTTGAGCCAAGTTCGAATGTCAAGGAATATCATTTCGAGCAACAAGTCTTTCACACTTATTTCGATAAAAGAACATGTGAGTGGGCTTATaagtatgttttaaaataatgatgttcctgttatttttgaaaactcaaTCATGCACTACATGTTTCATGACCTTTAATTTTGTATATGTTTCATTCCGCATGATCTCTTTACTATGCTATGAAATCTTGAAAATGCAATGTTATGATTCGAAATAAAAGTGGTAAGAAAATTTCCGAAACATGACAAGATAGGtaaggccctgatgcggtgggttataataatCGATATATGGCCTCACTTCCTTAGAGGAGTAATAATTAGAGACTGATTATTATATCATGGATAAGGAGATGAATATATAACAGTGCTTTGTATAAGTTGATGCTCCAATTACGATATGTTTTGATACcttgtttcgaattttatttgTCTCAtgtattgattcatgttatgaCATGTCACCTTTGaactcaaattatatatatatttcatttttttgtgtaCTATTATCTCCCCACATACTGATTATTTCTCCAAACACTCACCCCCTTACTTCCCTTCTCAGATAAGGGCGAAGATCAAGTGAAAGAAGGTGAACAACAAATTTTTGAGGTTGGTGATCAAGTTCGAAACATGAAAGTTTCAAGCAttgtttttagttttattttcctttacGTTATTGCTTTCGCAATTGTGATATGTACTGTAAAAACAGTTATGATTATGTAATAAACTGGTTTTTGGTTATTTTATATACTACGTGGCTTGTTGTTTTGcgattttaattgttaaacaacgccgatgaTGCGTCTCGGTTTTGGGGTgacaataatcataaaaactaagcaaaataagataaaattgGATCACggagtttatttatttttatctaaaaacATGATTGATTTGAGTACCCATGCAGTTTAGCTCCGTGTATGATCACTTTGGCTTCGTGCTAAGAATAATtctttatttattgaataaaaaacaGCAAATTCATATAATAATCCAAAAGAATATGTAAACAGTTATGAtctagaaattaaattttccaacGCCAACAGAACAAATAATTTCACCCTTATAAATAGCACACTCCAGCTATGTTTATACCATCTCATATACTCAATAAAATCTTGACTAGTTGAAATTTTTCTGAGGTGAGCAATATATACTTATCATGCAAGAAGAGAAGCAACACCACCACCTCTTCCACCACAACAAGGAGGAAGAGAAGAAGCCGGTCGAGGCGGTGGTGCACTCTGAAACCGCCTACGGGGTTGATGGTGCGGGTCAATGCTACGAGACTACAGAAACCGTCGGCTACGCTACAACTCAACCAGATTTTGAGAAAGGGCGAAAGCCTCATCAGCGCAAGGAACACCTCGGTGAGCTGGGAAATGTGACTACTGGTCCTATTGCCTTGGTAAATTCCTTAATTAAGTATTGCCCAAATTTCATGTTATTCGCAACCTACCACGCACGACATTGGATCATGGAATAATACAAGATTTTAATATTAGTCTGATTTGATATCTAGAAAATTAATTAGTatcacaaattaaaaataaccgtGTAAATTAATGTACTGTTATTTTCGTCATTATTGTCTATGTAATCATGTTTACTGACCAGACTTGTTCCAGATATTCTTTgtgtaaaagaaaatttatacAATTGATCAATCTGAAATATGTAAAATGATAACAAcaaaatacaattatatataggtaattaattaataataatcattCTACCAACTCGTGAGCACTCGAATGTACGTATGACTCGCGGCTCGCAAATCAAATTctctataattaaataaatgtactAGCTAGCTAGTAGCCGAAGCCCCTAATTACAATTAATGACTATACGCGAACCAATCAACGCAACCTtttgcaaaaataaaaaataaatcaatttaattaatttttgctcgATCTTTGTATTACGTCGAAAGATTCAATAATCACCTTGATCCGTCATCTTATCTcacatatattaattttgacGTTTTACATGAAAATGGTCAGTATCAGAAGCATCAGGCCAAGAAGGACGAAATGCACACGCACATGAACAAATTAGAGGAGGAGATTGGGACGGCGGTGACGATGGGAGGCGGTGGCTACGCATTCCTGGAGAATCATGAGAAGAAGGAATCTAAACATGCATGAGCAAGAAAAGGCCGGGGGAAAGCACCACCACCACAATCCATCCTACTCTAAATAAAAGATTGTGCTTGTGTGGGTCTCTCTTGTTATACGTGCatgttgttatatatatatatgtaaaataaatatgttattgaGTGTTCATGTGGTATTATGCCATGCATCATTCACATATGGTGTCAATAAAGctcttatatatttttcttgtctATTAATAGATATCAACCTGAAAACATGGCagagaatatatatataagcagCATTCATAAATTCGTCATTTCTAAAATCTACACATGATCACTAGTACGAAAAATGTGCATCAACGTGCATCTACCGTTGGAAAGTCAGGCATGTGGCCCAACTGAAGGTAGAGTGGATGAGAGGCTACGGTGATGGCTTGACCGAGTGAAGTAAGCATGGAAGGCCAGCACTCGTGAGTGATTATCCGAATGGCTCGACAACAATCAATCCCCAAATGAGACCTTCCATTCAgaagaaacaaaaacatttcATTCGAGCACGACTTTAGCTCCAGAAACGCGCCCAAACATTCCAACGTGCCCCCTACATGTTTCGCAGTATTTCCAGCATCGATGGCTGGCTTGATTTGTGGCGTTCTTGACGTTGCGGTCACGGTTAGGACAAGCCATGGGAGTGTCACTAGGAGTGGAATCTTGGGAGTTACCATTTTGCATTTTTTCGGGGATTTAATTCTTGGGAAAGTGAATGTTATGTCTGTTGTGGAATGAGTTTGAGTCGAAGCAAATTGGTGTTACGTGTTGAGATAGGTTAAGCCCAAAGATATAGTGTGACATTCCATTGGGCTTGCCCTCGAGGATTTGAGACATTTTTTTGAGTAATAAATACATTTTTCAATTCAATATAAATACGAGCAACCAAAAGTCTGGTAACTGAAATTGATTGAcaattaatttgaaatatatatgatttcatTCATTGGTGGACCAATGGTTCGGTTCAGAGCAATATCGACTTATTTGTATAACATACATATATACCGGCCCTAGTAGATTTTGTGTAGAACTTACTCACTATATATACACACGCACACGCGCACACACACGCACATGCACACGAA comes from the Primulina huaijiensis isolate GDHJ02 chromosome 8, ASM1229523v2, whole genome shotgun sequence genome and includes:
- the LOC140982167 gene encoding egg cell-secreted protein 1.1-like, whose protein sequence is MNSNTSYIYSSFTLKILSLNYCYQFASTQTHSTTDITFTFPRIKSPKKCKMVTPKIPLLVTLPWLVLTVTATSRTPQIKPAIDAGNTAKHVGGTLECLGAFLELKSCSNEMFLFLLNGRSHLGIDCCRAIRIITHECWPSMLTSLGQAITVASHPLYLQLGHMPDFPTVDAR
- the LOC140982390 gene encoding abscisic stress-ripening protein 2-like, with protein sequence MQEEKQHHHLFHHNKEEEKKPVEAVVHSETAYGVDGAGQCYETTETVGYATTQPDFEKGRKPHQRKEHLGELGNVTTGPIALYQKHQAKKDEMHTHMNKLEEEIGTAVTMGGGGYAFLENHEKKESKHA
- the LOC140983301 gene encoding phospholipase A1-II 1 — protein: MTLKDKVINFCKRKQRREVSSTEVKSDIAKRWSLLSGKNQWQGLLDPLDRDLRRYIINYGEMAQVTYDTFNHEKASKYAGSSRYAEYDLFSKVGIDKGREFKYQVTKYFYATSSIEVSEAIIVKSWSREAWSKESNWMGYVAVATDEGKNALGRRDILIAWRGTIQTLEWANDLEFVLVPAPNIFGTNADVKVHLGWYSIYNSEDPRSLFNKTSARNQVLTEVRRLVDEYKNEEISITITGHSLGAAVATLNAVDIVANGYNRPREMPNKACPVTAFVFASPRVGNGNFSRLYANLKNLHVLRTKNALDVVTSYPLINYTDVGEELVINTEESDYLKNPGNENSWHSLEVYLHGVAGTQGSKGGFKLEVNRDIGLVNKYMDVLKDKHCVPASWWCEKNKGMVQQEDGSWALMDHQDD
- the LOC140983170 gene encoding uncharacterized protein, which encodes MAEEKHHHHHRLFHHKKEEEQPVEAVVYSETAYGVDAEGQRYETTETVGHVATQLDYEKERKAHQGKERLGELGTVAAGAYALYEKHQAKKDPEHKHRHKIQEEIATAVAVGAGGYTFHEHHQKKEAKHEQEKAEGKHHHHHHH